One Turneriella parva DSM 21527 genomic region harbors:
- the ppk1 gene encoding polyphosphate kinase 1 — MEKPPRIDFAPEHYINRELSWLKFNERVLEEALDESNPLVERLRFLLITETNLDEFFMVRVAGLKQKLFNDIDVENADGMQVHEVLKKIHTGVADYFENAYQLMNKVLLPACAERGIHLKSAEHLTAAEMGAVRRYFDTEIFPILTPLAIDMGHPFPRLANRSVNLAVTLRRKNKADSPDYFAVVQIPSVLPRLFLVSEKPNERHYLYLEDIIELFSHRMFKGFEVVETHAFRLTRDSDLVIEEDEGESLMKIVQLELRRREKGAAVRLEVRDTMPAEIVSRLTEALELEADDVYTCHGQLPFAGLKAILDDPLVANETFKPFTPIAPFKYDRPADLFSLIRAGDVLLHHPFHSFALVEDLIQAASDDATVLGIKITLYRTGVKSRIVDALIRAARNGKQVTALVELRARFDEETNIQWAKRMEDEGVHVVYGLIGFKTHCKVALIVRKEANKIVRYVHMSTGNYNSATARIYTDLSLITVDKAIAQDATHLFNSITGYSKLPAMQKLSTAPGNLKALVLKMIRREITHAQGGKKGRLIAKMNSLVDREVIDELYRASQAGVQIDLVVRGICCLRPGIAGVSENIRVRSVVGRLLEHSRILVAQNGGDPQVYLMSADWMPRNFIRRVEIAFPIENKHIKEKIIQNILQVYLNDNDSARVLDATGNYSRLRPEAKDAVNAQRVFIDECRSSQEEQKAALAKTKHLRKVKNPRK; from the coding sequence ATGGAAAAACCACCGCGCATCGACTTTGCTCCGGAGCACTATATCAACCGCGAGCTGTCATGGCTCAAATTTAACGAGCGTGTACTCGAAGAGGCGCTCGATGAATCGAACCCGCTTGTCGAGCGCCTGCGCTTTCTTCTGATTACGGAAACGAACCTCGACGAATTCTTTATGGTGCGGGTCGCGGGCCTCAAGCAGAAGCTCTTTAACGACATCGATGTCGAAAACGCCGACGGCATGCAGGTGCACGAGGTGCTGAAAAAGATTCACACCGGCGTCGCGGATTATTTCGAGAATGCCTACCAGCTAATGAACAAGGTGCTGCTACCTGCTTGCGCCGAACGGGGTATTCATCTGAAAAGCGCAGAGCACCTGACTGCCGCCGAGATGGGTGCCGTCAGGCGATACTTTGACACCGAGATATTTCCGATTTTAACCCCTCTGGCAATCGACATGGGGCACCCTTTTCCGAGGCTTGCGAACCGCTCGGTCAATCTGGCAGTGACTCTGAGGCGCAAGAACAAGGCCGACTCTCCCGACTATTTCGCCGTCGTGCAGATACCCTCAGTGCTGCCGAGGCTGTTTCTCGTTAGCGAAAAGCCGAACGAACGACACTACCTTTACCTCGAAGACATCATTGAACTCTTTTCGCACCGCATGTTTAAGGGTTTCGAAGTCGTCGAAACGCATGCTTTCAGGCTTACCCGCGACTCAGACCTCGTGATCGAAGAAGACGAGGGAGAAAGTCTCATGAAGATCGTTCAGCTTGAGTTGCGCCGCCGTGAAAAAGGTGCGGCGGTTCGCTTAGAGGTGCGCGACACCATGCCGGCAGAAATCGTCTCGAGGCTCACCGAAGCACTCGAGCTCGAAGCTGACGACGTCTATACCTGCCATGGCCAGCTGCCTTTTGCGGGGCTGAAGGCAATTCTCGATGACCCGCTCGTGGCAAATGAAACCTTCAAGCCCTTTACACCGATAGCGCCATTCAAATACGACCGGCCGGCCGATTTATTTTCGCTGATTCGCGCGGGCGATGTTTTGCTGCACCATCCGTTTCATTCGTTCGCGCTCGTTGAAGATCTCATTCAGGCGGCATCGGACGATGCAACCGTGCTTGGTATTAAAATTACCCTCTACCGCACCGGCGTGAAATCGCGAATCGTCGACGCGCTGATTCGCGCCGCGCGCAATGGCAAACAAGTCACCGCGCTGGTAGAGCTGAGAGCCCGCTTCGACGAAGAGACCAACATACAGTGGGCCAAACGCATGGAAGACGAAGGCGTTCATGTGGTTTATGGCCTCATCGGTTTTAAGACGCACTGCAAAGTCGCGCTGATTGTGCGCAAAGAAGCGAACAAGATCGTTCGCTACGTGCACATGTCGACGGGTAACTATAACTCCGCCACAGCGAGAATATACACCGACCTCAGCCTTATTACCGTCGACAAGGCGATCGCGCAAGATGCTACCCATCTTTTTAATTCGATCACCGGATACTCAAAATTGCCAGCGATGCAAAAGCTCTCAACAGCGCCCGGTAACCTCAAGGCGCTTGTGCTCAAAATGATACGCCGCGAAATCACGCATGCGCAAGGCGGCAAAAAAGGCCGTCTGATTGCCAAGATGAATTCCCTCGTAGACCGTGAGGTGATCGACGAACTCTACCGCGCTTCGCAGGCGGGAGTTCAGATCGATCTGGTCGTGCGCGGCATCTGCTGCCTGCGACCCGGTATCGCGGGAGTCTCTGAAAACATCAGGGTGCGCAGTGTCGTGGGCCGGCTGCTCGAGCACAGCCGCATTCTCGTCGCGCAGAATGGCGGCGACCCGCAGGTCTATCTGATGAGCGCCGACTGGATGCCCCGAAACTTTATTCGCCGCGTTGAGATTGCTTTTCCCATTGAGAACAAACATATTAAAGAAAAAATAATTCAGAATATTCTTCAGGTCTACCTCAACGACAACGATTCAGCCCGGGTTCTCGATGCAACCGGCAATTACAGCCGCCTTCGCCCTGAGGCTAAAGATGCAGTCAACGCGCAGCGCGTGTTTATCGATGAATGCCGGTCATCGCAAGAAGAGCAGAAGGCCGCCCTGGCGAAAACCAAGCACCTGCGCAAAGTCAAGAACCCGCGCAAGTAA
- a CDS encoding NADPH-dependent 2,4-dienoyl-CoA reductase, whose product MSDMASQHSRYPHFLEPLDLGYTRLRNRSIMGSMHTALEETEGGFKRLAAFYAERARGEAGLIVTGGIAPNPAGRVFTGAAKMDTEHESDEHRVITEAVHANGGLIAMQILHTGRYGYHREAVGASEIQAPINFVKPKKMTSEEVWQTVADYATCAKLAQRAGYDGVEIMGSEGYLINQFTAVRTNNRDDEWGGSYEKRMRFPIEVVKAVRKAVGEKFIIIYRLSLLDLVDGGSSWEEVVELGKAIEAAGATIINTGIGWHEARIPTIAMVVPRGAFSAVTAKLKKEVRLPVVTSNRINNPELAEAIIARGDADLVSMARPFLADAEFVAKARADKGHLINTCIACNQACLDHTFGGKLTSCLVNPRACNETNLNYVKTAAPKKIAVVGAGPAGLSASTVLAERGHNVTLFDAASKIGGQLNVAREIPSKTEFDETIRYFGNMLKEHNVHVELGKKVTAAELVAGGFQEVILATGIIPRKLAIPGGDSVRVLSYLDVLRDKKPVGKNVAIVGGGGIGYDTALYLTDGGHATWAKPDEFAKEWGFDLTVSTRAGLKEKSAEHKKSPRSVTMFKRSKGKFGSTLGKTTGWVHKITLEERGVAQVSNVTYEKIDDQGLHYGLKGETKVLPCDTVVVCAGQEPNRELEAPLKDAGINVHIIGGAKEAGELDAKRAIAEGAELGARL is encoded by the coding sequence ATGTCTGACATGGCCTCGCAGCACTCTCGTTATCCGCATTTTCTTGAACCTCTCGATCTGGGGTACACGCGCCTGCGTAACCGGTCGATTATGGGGTCTATGCACACTGCGCTTGAAGAGACTGAAGGGGGCTTTAAACGGCTGGCAGCCTTCTATGCAGAGCGGGCGAGGGGCGAGGCAGGGCTCATCGTCACGGGCGGTATAGCTCCGAACCCTGCGGGGCGGGTTTTTACCGGCGCCGCCAAGATGGATACGGAGCATGAATCTGACGAGCACCGCGTTATAACCGAGGCAGTCCATGCCAATGGCGGGCTCATCGCGATGCAGATTCTGCATACCGGGCGTTACGGTTACCACCGCGAAGCCGTGGGTGCGTCTGAAATTCAGGCGCCGATTAATTTTGTGAAGCCGAAAAAGATGACGAGCGAAGAGGTCTGGCAAACGGTCGCCGATTACGCGACCTGTGCCAAACTCGCGCAGCGGGCCGGGTATGACGGCGTCGAAATTATGGGGAGCGAAGGCTATCTCATTAACCAGTTCACCGCCGTGCGCACCAACAATCGCGACGACGAATGGGGCGGCAGTTACGAAAAGCGCATGCGGTTTCCCATCGAAGTTGTGAAGGCCGTGCGTAAAGCCGTCGGGGAAAAATTCATTATCATCTATCGCTTGTCGTTGCTCGATCTCGTCGATGGCGGCTCAAGCTGGGAAGAGGTTGTCGAACTCGGTAAAGCGATCGAGGCAGCCGGGGCAACGATTATCAACACCGGCATCGGCTGGCATGAAGCACGCATACCGACGATTGCGATGGTCGTACCGCGCGGTGCTTTCAGCGCCGTCACGGCAAAGCTCAAGAAAGAAGTCAGACTACCGGTCGTGACATCGAACCGCATCAATAATCCAGAGCTTGCCGAAGCGATCATTGCGCGCGGCGATGCCGACCTCGTCTCGATGGCGCGTCCCTTTCTCGCGGACGCAGAATTTGTCGCCAAGGCCCGTGCAGATAAGGGACACCTGATCAACACCTGCATCGCGTGTAACCAGGCCTGCCTCGACCATACATTTGGCGGCAAACTCACGAGCTGCCTCGTGAACCCGCGCGCGTGTAACGAGACGAATCTGAACTATGTCAAGACAGCGGCGCCGAAAAAGATCGCGGTTGTCGGTGCAGGCCCGGCAGGTCTATCTGCGTCCACGGTGCTAGCCGAGCGCGGCCACAACGTGACCCTGTTTGACGCCGCCAGCAAAATCGGCGGGCAGCTGAATGTTGCGCGAGAAATACCCTCCAAAACCGAATTTGATGAAACGATTCGCTATTTTGGCAACATGCTGAAAGAACACAACGTGCACGTCGAACTCGGCAAGAAGGTGACGGCAGCCGAACTTGTGGCCGGCGGCTTTCAAGAGGTGATTCTGGCTACGGGCATCATTCCGCGTAAGCTTGCGATTCCCGGTGGTGATTCGGTACGCGTGCTGAGCTATCTCGATGTGCTGCGCGACAAAAAGCCTGTCGGCAAAAATGTCGCAATCGTGGGCGGCGGTGGTATCGGTTACGATACGGCGCTCTACCTCACCGACGGGGGCCATGCGACCTGGGCAAAGCCTGACGAATTTGCGAAAGAATGGGGCTTTGACCTCACCGTTTCGACGCGTGCCGGCCTGAAAGAAAAATCAGCCGAGCACAAGAAATCTCCGCGCAGCGTGACCATGTTCAAGCGCAGCAAGGGCAAATTCGGCTCAACGCTTGGCAAGACCACCGGCTGGGTGCACAAGATCACCCTCGAAGAGCGCGGCGTTGCGCAGGTTTCAAACGTGACCTACGAAAAAATCGACGACCAAGGCCTGCATTACGGACTCAAGGGCGAAACGAAAGTTCTGCCCTGCGACACGGTAGTCGTCTGCGCGGGCCAGGAACCCAACCGTGAACTCGAAGCGCCTCTGAAAGACGCCGGCATCAACGTTCACATTATTGGCGGCGCCAAAGAAGCCGGCGAACTCGACGCCAAACGTGCCATCGCCGAAGGGGCAGAGTTGGGCGCAAGATTGTAG
- a CDS encoding DUF962 domain-containing protein: MKTIDQWLEEYGESHRNKTNKLIHWICVPTILFCVLGLLAAIPTAGLFNWAPESIQVFANWAGVVVLLAGLFYLRLSFMMFLGMTVISVAMLFGVREVAKIELAPLWVTCLTLFVIAWIGQFIGHKIEGKKPSFFKDLQFLLIGPAWLLGFIFRKVGIKYS; the protein is encoded by the coding sequence ATGAAAACAATCGACCAATGGCTTGAAGAATATGGTGAGAGCCACCGCAATAAGACCAACAAGCTGATCCATTGGATCTGCGTGCCGACGATTCTGTTCTGCGTATTGGGCCTGCTGGCGGCAATACCCACGGCAGGGCTCTTTAACTGGGCGCCTGAAAGCATTCAGGTGTTCGCGAACTGGGCAGGGGTCGTCGTCCTGCTCGCCGGGCTTTTCTACCTGCGCCTGTCATTCATGATGTTTTTGGGTATGACGGTAATTTCGGTGGCGATGCTCTTTGGTGTGCGCGAGGTTGCCAAGATCGAGCTCGCTCCGCTTTGGGTAACCTGTCTGACGCTCTTCGTCATCGCCTGGATCGGCCAGTTCATCGGCCATAAGATCGAAGGCAAAAAGCCGTCATTCTTTAAAGACCTGCAGTTCTTGCTGATCGGGCCTGCCTGGTTGCTCGGCTTTATTTTTCGCAAAGTCGGCATCAAATATTCATAG
- a CDS encoding carotenoid oxygenase family protein translates to MPTAPANLFLEGNFAPLRHEFNLAKTRQFEIRGKVPRDLNGSFYRNGPNPQFEPGPFYHWFLGDGMLHAFHLQRGEVSYLNRYVATPTLELERRAGRNLFLGQRTNMLANLQLVGGNLISLISGLIRDKNADAYTRLIAKANTSVLAFREELFALVESSPPIRLQPTTLASEGFEKFDAGFMAPFTAHPKTDPQTGYLYAFGYRVAGGPRLEYYVINPHGKLVSRTAVETDYAAMIHDFAITRNYAVVPVFPAVTSLASIRRGRIAEWQPEKGASVIVMNKDGDTASLRRFELPVGYVYHYANAYEDGKAIVVDAIRYERVPLMGSDTEIRAELFEQANNGYLTRFRIDLASGKTETQVLHSEHYAEFPVIDPRLVGEKYEHSFAASASGNNSSAAGIFDGQVSYELSRGKVKADIHDFPRGHFGGEPIFVPTGKPGERKGYLLNLIYSTEDNRSYLAVFDVAKPDKKPLCEIWLPHRVPYGFHGTWRQHRN, encoded by the coding sequence ATGCCGACAGCACCCGCCAATCTTTTTCTCGAAGGTAATTTTGCTCCTTTGCGACATGAATTTAATCTGGCGAAGACCCGGCAATTCGAGATTCGGGGCAAGGTACCGCGCGACCTCAACGGAAGCTTCTACCGCAATGGCCCCAACCCGCAGTTTGAGCCGGGCCCGTTTTACCATTGGTTTCTCGGCGACGGCATGCTGCACGCCTTTCACCTGCAGCGCGGTGAAGTCTCGTATCTGAACCGCTATGTTGCCACGCCGACGCTTGAGCTCGAACGCCGCGCGGGGCGTAATCTCTTTCTCGGGCAACGCACGAATATGCTTGCGAATCTGCAGCTCGTCGGCGGTAACCTCATTTCATTGATCTCCGGTCTGATCCGTGACAAGAACGCCGATGCCTACACGCGCCTCATTGCCAAGGCAAACACTTCAGTACTCGCGTTTCGCGAAGAACTTTTCGCTCTGGTCGAAAGCAGCCCGCCAATTCGCCTGCAGCCCACAACCCTCGCGAGCGAAGGTTTTGAGAAATTCGACGCGGGGTTTATGGCACCCTTCACGGCGCACCCGAAGACTGACCCGCAGACGGGATACCTGTATGCTTTTGGCTACCGGGTCGCGGGCGGGCCCAGACTCGAATATTACGTGATTAATCCCCATGGTAAACTTGTCAGCCGCACGGCAGTCGAAACCGATTACGCGGCGATGATTCACGATTTTGCCATTACGCGCAATTATGCTGTTGTGCCGGTTTTTCCCGCAGTCACTTCGCTTGCCTCGATACGCAGGGGCCGCATCGCCGAATGGCAGCCCGAAAAGGGAGCATCTGTCATCGTCATGAACAAAGATGGCGATACCGCGTCGCTGCGCAGGTTCGAACTGCCGGTGGGTTATGTGTACCACTACGCCAACGCATACGAAGACGGCAAGGCGATCGTTGTGGATGCAATTCGTTACGAGCGGGTACCGCTGATGGGCAGCGACACTGAAATACGCGCCGAGCTTTTCGAACAGGCAAACAACGGTTACCTGACGCGCTTTCGCATCGATCTCGCTTCGGGCAAAACCGAGACGCAGGTTTTACACAGCGAGCACTATGCAGAATTTCCCGTGATTGATCCCCGCCTCGTGGGCGAAAAATACGAGCACAGTTTTGCGGCCAGCGCGTCGGGCAATAACAGCTCGGCCGCGGGTATTTTCGACGGTCAGGTGAGCTACGAGCTCAGCCGGGGTAAGGTCAAAGCAGATATTCATGATTTTCCGCGCGGGCATTTTGGCGGGGAGCCGATTTTTGTTCCCACGGGCAAACCGGGCGAGCGCAAAGGTTACCTGCTGAACCTTATTTACTCAACCGAAGACAACCGTTCTTACCTTGCGGTTTTCGACGTAGCAAAACCCGATAAAAAGCCGCTCTGCGAAATCTGGCTGCCGCACCGTGTTCCCTATGGTTTTCACGGCACCTGGCGGCAGCACCGCAACTGA